In Nostoc sp. GT001, a genomic segment contains:
- a CDS encoding magnesium chelatase subunit H, with protein sequence MFTHVKSTIRHIAPDNLRGRSLIKVVYVVLESQYQSALSQAVRTINANNPNLAIEISGYLIEELRDPENYEEFKREIESANIFIASLIFIEDLAQKVVAAVEPHRDRLDVSVVFPSMPEVMRLSKMGSFSLAQLGQSKSAIAQFMRKRKEKSGAGFQDGMLKLLRTLPQVLKFLPMDKAQDARNFMLSFQYWLGGSPENLENFLLMLADKYVFKGLEKQNFEPSTYEQLVVYPDLGIWHPLAPSMFEDVREYLNWYTARKDISSDLKDPLAPCVGLVLQRTHLVTGDDAHYVAMVQELEALGARVLPVFAGGLDFSKPVDAYFYEPITKIQLVDAVISLTGFALVGGPARQDHPKAIESLKRLNRPYMVALPLVFQTTEEWMDSDLGLHPIQVALQIAIPELDGAIEPIILSGRDGTTGKAIALRDRVEAVAERALKWANLRRKPKLEKKVAITVFSFPPDKGNVGTAAYLDVFGSIYEVMKALKNNGYDLPELPESAEALMQEVIHDAQAQYNSPELNVAYKMSVPEYEALTPYSHRLEENWGPPPGHLNSDGQNLLIYGKQFGNVFIGVQPTFGYEGDPMRLLFSRSASPHHGFAAYYTYLEQVWKADAVLHFGTHGSLEFMPGKQMGMSGDCYPDNLIGSIPNLYYYAANNPSEATIAKRRSYAETISYLTPPAENAGLYKGLKELSELIASYQTLKDSGRGVSIVNSIMDKCRIVNLDKDIDLPETDARDMSAEERDNIVGNVYRKLMEIESRLLPCGLHVIGKPPSAEEAIATLVNIASLDRQEEGLQGLPGIIANSIGRNIDDIYQNNDRGILEDVQLLQDITLATRAAVTALVQEQIDAEGRVSLVSRLNFFNMGKKEPWVEALHKLGYPKVDTATLKPLFEYLEFCLQQVCADNELGALLKGLEGEYVLPGPGGDPIRNPDVLPTGKNIHALDPQSIPTTAAVQSAKIVVDRLLARNKAENDGKWPETIACVLWGTDNIKTYGESLAQIMWMVGVRPVPDALGRVNKLELISLEELGRPRIDVVINCSGVFRDLFINQMNLLDQGVKMAAEADEPLEMNFVRKHALQQAEDMGINLRQAATRVFSNASGSYSSNINLAVENSTWDSEAELQEMYLNRKSFSFNSDNPGIMDESRQIFESTLKTADATFQNLDSSEISLTDVSHYFDSDPTKLVASLRGDGKKPASYIADTTTANAQVRTLSETVRLDARTKLLNPKWYEGMLSHGYEGVRELSKRLVNTTGWSATADAVDNWIYEDTNETFIKDEEMQKRLLNLNPHSFRKIVSTLLEVNGRGYWETSEDNLDRLRELYQEVEDRIEGIE encoded by the coding sequence ATGTTCACACACGTCAAGTCCACCATTAGACACATTGCGCCTGATAACTTACGCGGACGTAGTTTAATCAAGGTGGTCTATGTCGTGCTTGAGTCCCAGTACCAGAGCGCATTGTCGCAAGCGGTTCGCACCATTAACGCGAACAATCCCAACTTGGCGATTGAAATCAGCGGGTACTTGATTGAGGAACTCCGCGACCCAGAGAATTACGAAGAGTTCAAACGAGAAATTGAGAGTGCGAATATCTTCATCGCTTCCCTCATTTTCATCGAAGACTTAGCACAGAAAGTAGTAGCAGCAGTAGAACCGCACCGCGATCGCTTGGACGTTTCCGTTGTCTTTCCCTCTATGCCAGAGGTAATGCGCCTGAGTAAAATGGGCAGCTTTTCCTTGGCACAGTTGGGTCAGTCAAAAAGTGCGATCGCCCAATTCATGCGGAAACGCAAAGAAAAATCCGGTGCGGGATTCCAAGATGGGATGCTGAAGCTTTTGCGAACCCTGCCGCAAGTGCTGAAGTTCTTACCAATGGATAAGGCACAGGATGCCCGAAATTTCATGCTCAGTTTTCAGTATTGGCTAGGTGGTTCTCCAGAAAATCTGGAAAACTTCTTGCTGATGCTAGCTGATAAATATGTATTTAAAGGTTTAGAGAAACAAAATTTTGAACCTTCTACATACGAACAGCTAGTGGTTTATCCCGATTTAGGGATTTGGCATCCTTTGGCTCCCAGTATGTTTGAAGATGTCAGAGAATACCTGAATTGGTACACAGCTCGTAAGGATATTTCTAGTGATCTAAAAGATCCCCTAGCTCCTTGTGTCGGGTTAGTATTGCAACGCACTCACCTAGTTACAGGTGATGATGCCCATTATGTAGCAATGGTGCAGGAGTTGGAAGCACTAGGCGCACGAGTATTACCTGTGTTTGCTGGTGGTTTGGATTTCTCCAAGCCTGTGGATGCTTACTTCTACGAACCAATTACCAAAATACAGTTAGTAGATGCAGTGATATCGCTGACTGGTTTTGCTTTAGTGGGTGGCCCAGCTAGACAAGATCATCCCAAAGCAATTGAATCACTCAAACGCTTAAACCGTCCTTATATGGTGGCGTTACCCTTAGTATTCCAAACCACAGAAGAGTGGATGGATAGCGATTTAGGGTTACATCCAATTCAAGTAGCTTTGCAAATTGCAATTCCTGAATTGGATGGAGCAATTGAGCCGATTATCTTATCTGGTAGAGATGGAACTACAGGGAAAGCGATCGCACTGCGCGATCGGGTTGAAGCTGTCGCTGAACGCGCCTTAAAATGGGCAAATCTGCGTCGCAAGCCGAAACTGGAGAAAAAAGTCGCCATCACCGTTTTCAGTTTCCCGCCAGATAAAGGCAACGTCGGAACCGCCGCTTACTTGGATGTATTCGGTTCCATCTACGAGGTGATGAAAGCCCTTAAAAATAACGGCTACGACTTACCAGAATTGCCAGAATCCGCCGAAGCGTTGATGCAAGAAGTCATCCATGACGCACAGGCGCAGTACAACAGCCCAGAATTGAACGTTGCTTACAAAATGTCGGTTCCTGAATATGAGGCGCTGACCCCTTACTCTCACCGCCTAGAAGAAAACTGGGGCCCACCTCCCGGACATCTTAACAGTGACGGGCAAAACTTGCTAATTTATGGTAAGCAATTTGGTAACGTCTTCATTGGTGTGCAACCTACATTTGGTTACGAAGGCGACCCGATGCGGCTGTTATTCTCCCGTTCAGCTAGTCCTCACCACGGTTTTGCTGCTTACTACACTTACCTAGAGCAAGTTTGGAAAGCTGATGCTGTACTGCACTTTGGTACACACGGTTCCTTGGAATTCATGCCAGGTAAACAGATGGGAATGTCTGGTGATTGTTACCCAGATAACTTAATTGGTTCAATTCCCAACCTGTATTACTACGCAGCCAATAATCCGAGTGAAGCGACAATTGCCAAACGTCGGAGTTATGCTGAAACAATTTCTTACTTGACACCGCCGGCAGAAAATGCTGGGTTGTATAAAGGTTTGAAGGAACTCAGCGAATTAATTGCTTCTTACCAAACCTTAAAAGATAGTGGACGCGGTGTTTCCATTGTTAACAGCATCATGGATAAATGCCGGATCGTGAATCTGGATAAGGATATTGACCTGCCAGAAACCGATGCCAGAGATATGAGTGCTGAAGAGCGCGATAATATTGTTGGCAACGTCTACCGCAAGTTGATGGAAATCGAGTCGCGGTTATTGCCTTGTGGTTTGCACGTCATTGGAAAACCCCCAAGTGCAGAAGAAGCGATCGCAACTCTGGTAAATATTGCTAGTCTAGATCGTCAAGAAGAAGGACTTCAAGGCTTACCGGGAATTATCGCTAACAGCATTGGGCGTAACATTGACGATATTTACCAAAATAATGACAGAGGCATTTTAGAAGATGTCCAGTTATTGCAAGATATCACTTTAGCAACCCGTGCAGCAGTTACCGCCCTTGTCCAAGAGCAAATCGACGCGGAAGGACGAGTTTCTCTGGTTTCCCGGTTGAATTTCTTCAACATGGGCAAAAAGGAACCTTGGGTAGAAGCATTACATAAACTCGGCTATCCCAAAGTTGACACAGCCACACTCAAACCCTTATTTGAGTATTTGGAATTCTGCCTGCAACAAGTTTGTGCCGACAACGAACTTGGAGCATTACTCAAAGGCTTAGAAGGCGAGTACGTCTTACCTGGCCCAGGTGGTGATCCCATCCGCAATCCGGATGTATTGCCCACGGGTAAGAATATCCACGCACTCGATCCGCAATCCATCCCAACAACAGCAGCAGTTCAATCAGCCAAAATCGTTGTAGATCGGCTCTTAGCACGTAACAAAGCCGAAAACGATGGAAAATGGCCAGAAACCATTGCCTGTGTCCTTTGGGGAACCGATAACATCAAAACTTACGGTGAATCCCTAGCGCAAATTATGTGGATGGTGGGCGTGCGTCCAGTTCCCGATGCCTTGGGACGGGTGAACAAGTTGGAATTGATATCTTTAGAAGAGTTGGGACGCCCCAGAATTGATGTGGTAATCAACTGTTCTGGCGTATTCCGCGACTTGTTCATCAACCAAATGAACCTGCTAGACCAAGGGGTGAAGATGGCGGCCGAGGCGGATGAACCCTTAGAAATGAACTTTGTTCGCAAACATGCTTTGCAACAAGCCGAGGACATGGGGATTAATCTGCGTCAAGCAGCGACGCGGGTTTTCTCCAACGCTTCTGGTTCCTACTCGTCAAATATCAACTTGGCAGTAGAAAACAGCACTTGGGATAGCGAAGCCGAGTTACAGGAAATGTATCTCAACCGGAAATCCTTCTCCTTCAATTCCGATAACCCCGGAATTATGGACGAATCCCGGCAGATTTTTGAAAGCACATTGAAAACTGCTGATGCAACTTTCCAAAATTTGGATTCTTCCGAGATTAGCTTAACGGACGTTTCCCATTACTTTGATTCAGATCCCACAAAGCTAGTGGCAAGTCTGCGCGGTGATGGTAAAAAACCAGCATCTTATATTGCAGATACAACCACAGCTAACGCCCAAGTGCGGACATTATCAGAAACCGTGCGTTTGGATGCGCGTACCAAATTGTTAAATCCCAAATGGTACGAGGGGATGCTGTCTCACGGTTACGAAGGTGTGCGCGAACTCTCCAAGCGGTTGGTGAATACAACAGGTTGGAGTGCGACAGCCGACGCTGTGGATAACTGGATTTATGAGGATACAAACGAAACCTTCATCAAAGATGAAGAAATGCAGAAGCGGTTGCTGAACCTCAACCCCCATTCTTTCCGCAAGATTGTATCAACTTTGTTGGAAGTGAATGGACGCGGTTATTGGGAGACTAGCGAGGATAATTTAGATCGTCTGCGCGAGTTGTACCAAGAAGTTGAAGACCGGATTGAAGGGATAGAATAA
- a CDS encoding DUF2283 domain-containing protein encodes MKITYDPEVDILRMILSDVPIEDSDEEKPGVILDYDEDGNIIALEILDASKRIDNPRSLEYSIST; translated from the coding sequence ATGAAAATTACCTATGACCCAGAAGTAGATATATTAAGAATGATATTGAGTGATGTACCCATAGAAGATAGTGATGAAGAAAAGCCAGGGGTAATTTTAGATTACGACGAAGATGGAAATATTATTGCCCTAGAAATATTAGACGCTTCCAAAAGAATCGATAATCCACGTTCCCTAGAGTATTCGATTTCTACATAA
- a CDS encoding response regulator, with amino-acid sequence MTATIGNQKNLLNRDPARGIILVVDDNPANLQVLSSFLDQSSFEVWAARSGEKAIQRLENDNLPDLILLDIMMPGIDGFETCKYLKSESNPRVRDIPIIFMTALSDTADKVKGLRLGAVDYITKPFQYEEVLVRVEHQLKLRNLTKTLMDKNAELQQAQTQLVQAEKVATLGQMTAGIAHEVNNPINFIAGNLNFIEQYFQEVVNLLELYQKYLPDPPLEIQNAIKTKDISYLLNDFSKVIQSMQLGTDRVTEIVSSLNKFSRHGEAGKKRANLHEGLETTLLILGHRLKANAHRPVIQLSKEYGELPLVECYPGELNQVFMNLISNAIEAIEEIQKNQHFGENFKHIGMIWIKTEAIGERVIIRIADNGSGISEANRTKIFDAFYTTKVIGQGTGLGLSIAYQIVVNNHRGKLSCHSTQGEGTEFVIELPIR; translated from the coding sequence ATGACAGCAACGATAGGCAATCAAAAAAATTTACTAAATCGCGATCCTGCTAGAGGAATTATTTTAGTCGTTGATGATAACCCTGCCAACTTACAAGTTTTATCAAGCTTTTTGGATCAGTCTAGCTTTGAAGTTTGGGCAGCTCGTAGTGGTGAAAAAGCCATTCAGAGATTAGAAAATGATAATTTACCTGATTTAATCTTGCTTGATATCATGATGCCGGGTATCGATGGGTTTGAAACTTGTAAATACCTAAAAAGTGAAAGCAATCCTCGTGTTAGGGATATTCCGATCATTTTTATGACTGCTCTCTCAGATACTGCTGACAAGGTTAAAGGATTGAGACTGGGAGCCGTAGATTATATTACTAAACCTTTTCAGTATGAAGAGGTCTTGGTGCGAGTAGAGCATCAACTTAAGCTGAGAAATTTGACGAAAACCTTGATGGACAAAAACGCCGAATTACAACAGGCGCAAACCCAACTGGTTCAAGCAGAAAAGGTAGCAACCTTGGGTCAAATGACAGCAGGAATTGCCCATGAAGTAAATAACCCTATCAATTTTATTGCTGGTAATTTGAATTTTATTGAACAATATTTTCAAGAGGTTGTTAATTTGCTTGAACTATATCAAAAATATCTACCCGATCCACCTCTTGAAATTCAAAATGCTATTAAAACAAAAGATATCAGCTATTTGTTAAATGATTTTTCCAAAGTTATTCAATCCATGCAACTGGGTACAGATCGCGTTACAGAAATTGTGTCATCATTGAACAAATTCTCTCGACACGGAGAAGCAGGAAAGAAACGTGCTAACCTGCATGAGGGGTTAGAAACTACGCTACTCATTCTTGGACATCGACTCAAAGCAAATGCTCATCGTCCGGTAATACAACTAAGTAAAGAATATGGAGAATTGCCGCTTGTTGAGTGCTATCCAGGCGAACTAAATCAAGTTTTTATGAATTTGATTAGTAATGCAATAGAGGCAATTGAAGAAATACAAAAAAATCAGCATTTTGGTGAAAATTTTAAACATATTGGTATGATTTGGATTAAAACTGAAGCAATTGGAGAGCGAGTTATTATCAGAATTGCAGACAATGGTTCAGGAATCAGCGAAGCCAACCGAACAAAGATATTCGATGCTTTCTACACTACAAAAGTCATCGGTCAAGGAACAGGGCTAGGTTTATCTATTGCTTACCAAATTGTAGTTAATAATCATCGCGGTAAGCTAAGTTGTCATTCAACACAAGGTGAGGGTACAGAGTTTGTGATTGAATTACCTATACGATAA
- a CDS encoding hybrid sensor histidine kinase/response regulator → MIKNNSSPSDTKMYSSRNLLIRFILGGTTLIVSISAYFSYQAARKITLEDLRVKAFLEVQRGVDEIEEWLHVRKVEVQTLAHTSTVRSLDWSVAEPYLKSEVERIDEFFFFQIVTPDGSFSNTKVGRANKNIKDRDYFQKALAGKSNISDPFISRSTGIPLIAIATPIWSNFPTSRSPIGVFQGNVKVDHIAEVVNSLHYGNNSYAFALNSQGEAIVHPNSMLMSTLEKPAPSLLKIPDRNLNAIAQQMVKKQQGIQLMEIDGTKKYVAYVPLQEANWSVALVIPRQNIESRLQFLDLIALIVGGLTVTMIAVLWQVQAFEQAQLKKSKVAADTANRAKSEFLANMSHELRTPLNGILGCAQILLRSKGLPEPEQYHVNIIEQCGSHLLTLINDILDLSKIEARKLELHPQDVHFPSFLQGIVEICQIRAEQKGILFVYEPASNLPTAVHVDVKRLRQVLLNLLGNAIKFTDEGKVSFKVEVIERLPADGQTEKYCIHFSVKDTGIGITPTQLDNIFLPFEQVGEKKHQIEGTGLGLAITRQLVQMMGSEIQVKSEIGQGSTFWFEIAIAQASEWVQSAMTASKGQIIGFEGSPRTILMVDDRWENRTVITNLLQPLGFKVVEAINGKDGLEKAIALKPDLVITDLLMPEMDGFELIKHLRHTPKIQDVKIIVSSASVFEADQHRSLQAGGDTFLSKPIQADELLHQLECHLNLVWIYQQYQSEEQKINSSTTTLDSSSDKLTPPSLDVLRELMNLASKGNFNDILKWADKLEEADTKFTPFANQLRQLARQFDEDLILNFLIEKEKY, encoded by the coding sequence GTGATAAAAAACAACTCCAGCCCATCTGACACCAAAATGTATTCCTCGCGGAATTTGTTGATTCGATTTATTCTTGGCGGTACTACTCTTATTGTGAGTATTTCTGCTTATTTTAGCTATCAGGCTGCTCGGAAAATAACGCTAGAAGACTTGAGAGTAAAGGCTTTCTTAGAGGTACAGAGAGGGGTTGATGAAATTGAGGAGTGGTTACATGTTCGTAAAGTAGAGGTGCAAACCCTTGCTCATACCTCAACTGTACGCTCCTTAGACTGGTCTGTGGCAGAACCCTATTTAAAGTCAGAAGTTGAGCGGATCGATGAATTTTTCTTTTTCCAAATAGTTACCCCAGATGGTTCATTTTCTAATACTAAGGTTGGTCGAGCAAATAAGAATATTAAGGATCGAGACTACTTTCAAAAAGCACTAGCCGGAAAAAGCAATATTTCTGATCCCTTTATCAGCCGTTCTACAGGCATTCCATTAATTGCGATCGCCACCCCAATCTGGTCAAATTTTCCTACCAGTCGTTCACCGATTGGCGTCTTCCAAGGCAATGTTAAGGTCGATCATATTGCTGAGGTGGTCAACTCGTTGCACTACGGCAATAACAGCTATGCGTTCGCCCTCAATTCTCAAGGAGAAGCGATCGTCCATCCCAACTCAATGTTAATGTCAACGTTAGAAAAACCTGCACCTAGCCTGCTGAAAATTCCAGATCGCAATTTAAATGCGATCGCGCAGCAGATGGTAAAAAAACAACAGGGAATTCAGTTGATGGAAATTGACGGCACTAAAAAGTATGTTGCTTATGTGCCGTTACAAGAAGCTAATTGGTCTGTAGCTTTGGTAATTCCGCGCCAAAACATTGAATCTCGGCTACAATTCCTCGATCTGATAGCCCTAATTGTGGGTGGATTAACAGTGACGATGATTGCTGTCTTGTGGCAGGTGCAAGCGTTTGAACAAGCTCAACTGAAAAAATCTAAAGTAGCGGCTGATACCGCAAACCGTGCTAAGAGCGAATTTTTAGCCAACATGAGCCATGAACTGCGAACACCCTTGAATGGTATTTTGGGTTGTGCTCAAATTTTGCTGCGTTCTAAAGGTTTGCCGGAGCCAGAGCAATATCATGTAAACATTATTGAACAGTGTGGCTCTCATCTGCTGACTTTAATTAATGACATTTTGGATCTTTCCAAAATTGAAGCGCGAAAACTAGAACTGCATCCTCAAGATGTTCATTTTCCCTCTTTTTTACAGGGTATTGTAGAAATTTGTCAGATTCGGGCAGAACAAAAAGGCATTTTGTTTGTCTATGAACCCGCAAGCAACTTACCCACAGCGGTTCATGTCGATGTCAAAAGGTTACGTCAGGTTCTCTTGAATCTGCTGGGAAATGCCATTAAATTTACCGATGAGGGTAAGGTTAGCTTCAAGGTTGAGGTAATCGAGCGACTTCCTGCTGATGGACAGACAGAGAAATATTGCATTCACTTTAGTGTAAAAGACACAGGAATTGGCATAACTCCAACCCAATTAGACAACATTTTTTTGCCATTTGAACAAGTAGGTGAGAAAAAGCATCAGATAGAAGGGACAGGGCTGGGTTTAGCTATTACTCGGCAGTTAGTGCAGATGATGGGTAGCGAGATCCAGGTTAAAAGTGAGATCGGTCAGGGTAGTACTTTCTGGTTTGAAATTGCGATCGCCCAAGCCAGCGAATGGGTACAGTCTGCGATGACTGCATCCAAGGGACAAATCATTGGCTTTGAAGGTAGTCCCCGCACTATCCTGATGGTGGACGATCGCTGGGAGAATCGCACAGTAATTACAAACTTATTGCAACCATTGGGTTTCAAAGTGGTTGAAGCCATCAATGGTAAAGATGGTTTAGAAAAAGCGATCGCTCTGAAACCAGACCTGGTGATTACAGATTTGCTGATGCCAGAAATGGATGGGTTTGAATTGATTAAACACCTGCGTCATACCCCAAAGATCCAAGATGTCAAGATTATCGTCTCTTCTGCTAGTGTCTTTGAAGCCGACCAACATCGCAGTCTGCAAGCAGGAGGTGACACCTTTTTGAGTAAACCCATACAGGCAGATGAATTACTACATCAATTAGAGTGTCACTTAAATTTGGTATGGATTTACCAGCAGTATCAATCTGAAGAACAAAAAATCAACTCTTCCACTACAACACTTGATAGCTCATCAGATAAATTGACTCCACCTTCCCTTGATGTATTGCGGGAACTGATGAATTTAGCGAGTAAAGGTAACTTCAATGACATTCTCAAATGGGCAGATAAACTAGAGGAAGCAGACACAAAATTTACTCCCTTTGCTAACCAATTGCGGCAACTAGCAAGGCAGTTTGACGAAGATTTAATCCTTAATTTTTTGATCGAAAAAGAAAAGTATTAA
- a CDS encoding lipid-A-disaccharide synthase yields the protein MTQIDILILSNGPGEVATWVRPVVKALRQELGDDRSLARISVVLSPCSNASGKEAAIALSFPEVDRVQGAEHFWQFLLWGKTFENWDWRSRGVVVFLGGDQIFPVIIGKKLGYRTVVYAEWEARWHNWIDRFGIMKPEVAARVPQKYAHKFTVVGDLMLEAAEESLDSNSPLPITPSKTELIGLLPGSKAAKLAQGVPLCLAIAEYVRTKRPQTRFVIPVAPTLDLQTLASFADPQKNSIAESFSFGGASLIIPEDAKGKALLKTATGLTVELWQENPAYHLLSQCCICLTTVGANTAELGALGVPMIVLLPTQQLDAMRSWDGLPGLLANLPVVGTLCAKVINWSFLRFVRRKGLLAWPNIWAQEEIVPELMGKLKSQEVGEMVLDFLANPEKLDDMRAKLRNTRGESGAAQKIAQIVAEEIGKSREMRE from the coding sequence ATGACTCAAATAGATATTCTGATCCTTTCAAATGGCCCAGGTGAAGTAGCAACCTGGGTGCGTCCAGTAGTAAAGGCGTTGCGGCAAGAACTAGGGGATGACCGTTCTTTAGCGAGGATTTCTGTGGTATTGTCGCCTTGCTCAAATGCTAGTGGTAAAGAAGCTGCGATCGCTCTTTCTTTCCCAGAAGTAGATAGAGTTCAGGGAGCAGAACATTTTTGGCAATTTTTGCTTTGGGGCAAAACATTTGAAAATTGGGATTGGAGAAGTCGCGGTGTAGTCGTTTTTCTGGGCGGCGATCAAATTTTCCCCGTAATCATCGGCAAAAAGCTGGGATATCGCACTGTTGTTTACGCCGAATGGGAAGCTAGATGGCATAACTGGATAGATCGCTTTGGAATCATGAAACCCGAAGTTGCAGCCCGTGTTCCCCAGAAATATGCTCACAAATTCACTGTTGTCGGTGATTTGATGCTAGAAGCAGCAGAGGAAAGCCTAGATTCAAATTCTCCTTTGCCTATTACTCCATCAAAAACTGAATTGATTGGTTTACTCCCTGGTTCAAAAGCAGCAAAATTAGCCCAAGGAGTACCATTATGTTTAGCTATTGCCGAATACGTTCGTACAAAAAGACCGCAAACCAGATTTGTAATTCCTGTAGCCCCAACTTTGGATTTACAAACTTTAGCTAGTTTTGCCGATCCCCAAAAGAACTCTATTGCTGAAAGTTTTAGCTTTGGTGGTGCTTCCTTAATTATCCCAGAGGATGCTAAAGGCAAGGCATTGCTCAAAACTGCAACGGGCTTAACTGTGGAACTGTGGCAAGAAAACCCTGCATATCACTTATTATCCCAGTGCTGCATCTGCTTAACTACGGTGGGGGCAAACACTGCCGAACTTGGTGCTTTAGGAGTGCCAATGATTGTTTTACTACCAACCCAGCAACTTGATGCCATGCGTTCTTGGGACGGTTTACCCGGATTGCTAGCAAATCTGCCAGTCGTCGGTACGCTATGCGCTAAGGTGATTAATTGGTCATTTCTGAGATTTGTGAGACGCAAAGGTTTATTAGCATGGCCAAATATCTGGGCACAGGAAGAGATAGTCCCAGAACTTATGGGTAAACTTAAATCGCAAGAAGTTGGGGAAATGGTTTTAGACTTTTTGGCGAATCCAGAAAAATTGGATGATATGCGCGCTAAACTCCGTAATACTCGCGGCGAAAGCGGTGCAGCCCAGAAAATAGCACAGATTGTTGCTGAGGAAATTGGGAAGTCGCGAGAGATGAGGGAGTAA